The genomic stretch CACAGAAGGACTGAAGACACAGAACAGGACTGTATCCCACTATcccaataatattgtaaatgcgaaagtttgtgtgtttttttgcTATGTAGGTACTTCTTCATGTTTATAtcggtgaaccgatttagatgaaattcggtatacaggtagtCTCCCTCCCGGGGAAGGACTAGGATAgattttatcctggaaaattgcagttcccgcggcATAGCTATAAACgcattctacgcggacggaatcgcgggcTGTTGCTAGTAAATCaaaatttgttgttttattttcttgtacAAACTCCCAGCCCTCCTCAATATTAAAATTTGGCTGCGCCTgaatatataggtaagtacctacctacaaaaggTAAATAAACGCACGTTCAAACATACCAGAATCTCCTTGGAACTATGTTTCGGTTTCGGTCAAAATTAAAAGGAAACAGAAATTCGGTATTAGTCCGACAAAACTATGATAACTAGATAATTAAATATATCAAGGTCAAGTAAGTAGTATGTATACTATACAGCATAGTACATTATTGCTTACATCAATCAGGAACGATTGTATACGTTAATGGTTCAGTGATTTTAGTGAAGGAAATGAAGCAAGTCGTTGTATGGAGCCCCATGCATGCATTAATTTCTCAGTCGATGCAATTTTGCTTGGTTATTGTATAGTATGAGCCGAAACTAACAtataaatatcgtcactactttaaaaaaaactcgtagctcaaaatagataatttttctgagtgaactttatagacattacatcaaggttcaattttgttgatatattgattttagatacgagattttttcaaagtagtgacgatatcaaaaaaaaacacccctaagTTAGGTATTTATACGTAAAAACACAAATCTGTTTATATAAATCTGTCAATATTACATTGAACCGAGTAATTCCTCCGTccaaaattattttaccaaataaGTTATTTGTATCAGTATGTgatactagaaaaaaaaactaaaacttttgtcaaacatGACTTTTTTTATGATAAGTCCTTTTTTTGACGCTCATTTTCATCGGAAAATTGCTGtgtcatttttttcttcttatctATCTTAGAATATGACGTAGTGggtgagaattaaaaaaaatgcatacccAAATCTATGtattttaaactattaaaaacTGAGAGTGGAAAATTTCTCAGCctgatttctttttaaatatatactaagTAGTCACGTATACACTTAAAtccaaaatatccaaaaaaaaggttatcaattcggttgtattttttttcatcaatataataaacaattcGTGTGGAGCGCCAACTTAAATTAATCGGCAATTGATCAACAATAACATTTAAATGCTGCAACATTTAAATAGGCTCCATATCTACTGATCGTGGACCCCCGCatcacgaggggtatcacagatGCGGTGCCGGCCCTTTAAGAGACTGACAGACTCGTTTTTATGGTTTTgtagtaaaaattacaaaaacgcttatagtttcgtcccgtccgtccgtccgggTCCCCCGCCccccgtatgtcacaggcattttactcaaaacCACTAgatgtaagtaagtacttaggtaaattgatgaaatttggactATAGGTGTGTTGTGACTGGAATATAGGTGTATTGGGACTAagtatttagacgaccagatggcctagtggttagagaacctgactacgaagcttgaggtcccgggttcgattcccgtgtcggggcaaatatttgtatgaaaaatacgaatgtttgttctcgggtcttgggtgtttaatatgtatttaagtaccgtgaactgcttcaactttgccctctggccccaacattgcctgattcaatttggaGTCGATacctagcacccttctaggtttttaaacttttatcccccgtaataataattcccgtgtagataaaagtttaaaacctataagagtgctaagttatcaaCTATAAAtggaatcaggcaatgttggggccagaaggcaaagttgaagcagtttacggtatgtatctatccatataattatatttatccgttgcttagtacccataacacaagctttgctaagcttactttgggactaggtcaattggtgtgaattgtcccgtgatatattatattataagtatagttTGGGTGTTAAAtcttgcacttcgtagtataagggcATGCGCCGAGCCGACCCGTGATCCAACTCATTTGCAGACTATATTGCCTGAATAAAGGTGCCAATAGCCATCAGAGGCGTAGGTTTTTAGTGGTCTAACCTTATATACGGCGTATACGAACACCATGTCCAACACGAACTTGATGAACAGCAGAATAACGAGGAGTATCACGATGGTGTACACCACGGAGGAGACGGTGTCCACTTCATCGCGCTTCACGGTCTCCGACGCGGCTTTGATGTCCACGGCGAAGGTGATCAGGATCACAGCCAGCACGAAGGTTAGGATCTGGAAACGATGGGAGACGATAGACCATTAACCTCTTCACAGCCACAGTCATCTAGTTGTGACAGCTAATGGAATGCCTTACACGCCACGGTCATTCATACATGACCAACAtccaactcgaaattaatctttctgcaatggaattaaaattcaagttgatttgtcgctggtttatctgtggcgtacagagcacgtcacttcgtttattttgtggcggtgaagaggttaatacGAAATAAATATTAGCTTCTCTTGTAACTTAGGTATTACTCGACAACGacaaagccaaaggaagagtaaaTGATTTTTcatcgtaacatgcaggctaccttgttgcaaccccccaaataaaaccctcgaccttaatgtgctcgtcatgaagcccgtggtcggtaaatgagtcattgcccgtactaattttcttgtcatgaagcccaaggtcggtaaatgagtgtgatactgcatggcgtgcaggagcgcggcgcgcgcacgtcgggcgcatggtcaggctggggtagggcggcgcggaggctggcgctgccaagagcgcagtcagcggtatcggccatttttgaaaaaatattagtttttcttttacaaatatacaattttactcgaaaatgtgatgaaaaacattgtatgtcgcacgggcggtactagaattacgaacatcgactctcgttcgtatttccttgtttaccgcccttaagacacaaagtgctattatttcagacgtccagttTCTAGcttatacataccaaattttattcaaattcgtACAAACAGACACATTCACAAACACTCACACATTaaatagtaggataggattactTACGGAGTTCATGATGCCCATAGTGATGCATCCTGTCTTCAGATGGAAGATGAAACAGAACTTGTCTAAAACCGGGAGTTCCATCTTTGCCTACAAAAGAATATtatatcccatcaaaaacattacatgTAAAAAGCTGCAAGTCGCGCAACGCAGTTCTTATATTGCTAAAAAGTTTTGAGATGCAATTTTATACCAAGTCGGTTATTTTTGTCAGTACCGGGGGATGTCCATAGAACTGGATTTTCACCAgcttgcttttttttaaaccgtgGAAAATACTTTATAGTTCTCAAATACAGAGTAGGTAAGCCAAATTTTTTCTAATACACATACTGACTTGGCCATCGCATAATGATATAAGAATAATCGTCAACGACAACTATTTAAAGTAATCCTAATTGAACATAGCGTCAGCCTTAATGCTATGACTGCATGCCTCATATTGTGTATCGCTCAAACTGTTGAGCGATACATTATGAGTGAGTAGGTATGAGTGCCTAAGCGTTAAGTGCGATGGCCAAGTCAGTATTGCctagaaaataatattatataagtacaaaaaaagttttctaATCCTTAATATTCACTAACTTTAGCTTAGTCGGCTAGTAGTAAAcgatttaagatttttttaggatagtttcACGATATAGGTACAAAATCAAACGGTCGCACTGAATGTTCcgtgtaaaaaaagaaaattttcatgaaaaacttatttttgctaTGCAGTGAATTTCATCTCATGATACATTAGTATgtataatgtacagtcaacagcagaaAGAGTCAGCAGATGTAGAGTTCAAATTGATCTACAACCATCTCATACCTTGGCTGTAGAGATCATTTTGAGTTCcacaaccgctcatccacttctgtcGCTCACTGTACAGATGTACCTAGGGAATAGTGTTTTGCCATcgcatttaagtacctatatagctTACTAAAGTTTACTGAAGTTTACAGAAGCTATAATTGTGAAAGCAAGATAAcgtacgaacttatccgacaaaatacgatgaaaaGACCTTATTCACTAGATCCGAAAACTTTAGATACATTTCGtcaccacttaaaaaaaaaactcgtatctcacaTCAAtgcgtcaacaaaattgactcttgaaataatgttcataaagttcactgagaaaaattatcgattttgagatacgagcttttttcaaagtagtgacgatttataacaatattatgAGTCCATAACAATTTATCCAGTGTTGTCCTTGTACTATTTTTACTGGAGTTTTCTATTCAAGATGCCTTCATTGTCTTGAAGGGTAACACTTATTTGGGTCAAGatcaaaaagttgcacacctatacaaatattatgattaactagctttagcccgcggctccgcccgcgtggtattcggttatcgcgcgctgttccctcgggaactgcattttccgggataaaaagtagcctatgtcactctcagcccataaactatctctatgccaaaaatcacgtcgatccgtcgctccgttacggcgtgaaagacggacaaacacacaaacacacacacacacacactttcgcatttataatattagtagtacctatatagtatggattttcgtgtcaaaatggaaaaaataatagtaattttaactacctgcgttaagttgtgcaactttttggtcttcatcTTCACCCATTTAGGTGCACTACTTATTTTCCATTATTGAGGTTTTTATACgcattttgaaaattatatacGCATTTTGAATTTGTAATCTTTTGGACGGGGCACAGCAAAAGATcagggattaaaaaaaaatgcaacctgAACACAATTTTCAGCTATTTAATTAACCCCTtgtatactattattatactcATTCACTTAACGCACCAGGttaagtataggtacctatatggcACAAATTTtacgttataattataaaaaataaaaataaagtaggtatcaCATATAATAacgaaactaaaaatttaccaatttataaattttgaacctcgattcatttatttttctcgTTTTTATAGGACTGATTTCAATTGTTTTTGCAGATTTGattaaaaaacagcaagaaCTAAGAGATAGGTAAATTAGGTgcctacataaaaaatatgcattATCTAGAAAACTTATCTATGattaagaaaaataatcttACTAGAACCACCTCGTCACTTCAAAATTTCACGCACAGACACAATTATCACGACACCATACTCGTACCATTGTATTATTTCCCAGTTTAATTATTGTACCATTATTTTATGGTACAGTTGTTGGGATAGGAGACTGGGGAGGGATCCGGTCACCAGGGGACCGTGGGGATCATTTTAATGGTACTTTCGGCCGCGGCGGGCTTGACGGCACTGATGCTCAACTGTTAAGGGGGCACCGGACTGTTGGGGTGtgaatgaataaatttattGCGCGTTTTGATCGAGGATTATATAATAATTAGAAGcgtttttcataataatttatttgcataaaaatatgttattcGTTTGATGATATAAGGGAAATTATAGTTaaccagccggaagacgtccacttgAACAAAGGCCAGAACTTAAAACGCCAGAATGAACGACAGCTCGCCACATACATTCGTCGGTGCCTGCAGCTCCTGCGACTTCgttagtccacctagtgggaggcctgctaatGCTTCGACTTACggtattatttaaatgaaatttttaaattcgCTACACTTATTTGATATGACTTGTGGTTCATTTTCATTACtaatcttattttaaaataaatattaaaattacatagttgtcataatttatataaaataaataggcaGCAATATAAGCCTGTGATATTCATTGATTTCTCTGCTATTTTACTCAAATGTTCAATTGGGTGACACTATAACAAAGAACATAGATGGTCCCTATTTATCATTGGCAATTCTAAATGCACTGTTTGACTTGAGATTAACCATTTTCAGTCAGGCATCGTATTGGCTATAAAATAACGGCCACTGGCGGGAAAATATTCAATCTAGTGCCGAATATGGTTTAAGCTTGGCACTACTAAACTTAAGTTAGCAATAAATCGACAATCATTTTGCTTTCTTTAGTACCTAAGTGCCCATTATTTCAACCTGATATGAGGCCTGGCTAAAAATGGATCTTCTCGAATCAACAATGCATTTACAATTTTCttatcacatttataataataaaaatcgcaATTAATTTGTCTCTATGTTATAAATCGCCAGACCTCCCCctttaacctcgtaaggcccaacgtcctaaatttaggacattcgTCAAAGCTAATGTCAAACTTCACTAATTGACATTAAGCTTTTGACGTGGGCTTTAGAAGGTTAACATGTTATTGATGACCCCTAATAGGTCATACTAAATTATATTTCTAGTGTCACCAGTAGCCTACGAGTATGAAGTTTAGGAATGACAAACATTCACGACAGTGAAGCATAACCCCTCTTTTCGCTTCGCAAGTTTATTTTCTCGTGCCGGCGCCCCCTTAACGGAGGCTGCGCCCTGCGCAGGGCGAGGGCCCCGGGATCGATACCGGGCCATTCCAATCAAACGTTCGTACTGACAGAGAAAGTGATTCTACTAAAAGGTTTGGTAACGGAAATGacagttaggttaggttataataataataaatataagggGAGAATTTACACCAATAATTGGTCAATTATTGACCTAgcctcaaactaagcaaagcctgtACAGTCATGTGTACAAAtgtgtacttatttaaaattcaaaaatatgtaccactgACTCTTACCATCCAACATagtaaggccgtggtaacatatttttgagtggttcgaattgataattttgtttGCATTTGACTGTACTATGAGTCGGTAACGGATAATCATACCTATATAgacaaaaacataatta from Choristoneura fumiferana chromosome 7, NRCan_CFum_1, whole genome shotgun sequence encodes the following:
- the LOC141429513 gene encoding uncharacterized protein, translated to MELPVLDKFCFIFHLKTGCITMGIMNSILTFVLAVILITFAVDIKAASETVKRDEVDTVSSVVYTIVILLVILLFIKFVLDMVFVYAVYKQKSGLMKKYCIFWVVFLVLFIIGFLKSLFHMDAGHVIAQILFLAENFYYIVVIRSYLISIHEDGML